A genomic segment from Desulfurispirillum indicum S5 encodes:
- a CDS encoding OmpP1/FadL family transporter: protein MSKSYATKLALAGALLICASAFFSTASADEYHYNNILIGERAMGMGGAYTAISDDPSGLYYNPAGIVYGYAPNLSASVNSFHTSQTTYKDVLGGHTDWNRQSADLIPNFFGVTQPLGDFTVGFSFAVTDNMREDMIQRYQNVNVFEEFSVHLDNTHVVNKIGPSIAMAVNDNLAIGFTLYFHLLQSKVIFTQIGRVGTKSHANGDIPDVEYQELVTRTTEFGLNPVLGVMWSPLERLAFGATLRSTTIITSDTESFMVFHGIENDSIKPPEYPDYNGIDFAYYESNLRRSYPTELSFGAAWFADDRLLLSADVFHYLSTDDTHAVTNLAVGAEYYLSPRWAVRGGAFTNYHNGYGPENEVDLYGVTFSLTRFTRNSSLTMGINSSFGSGKGAIVQGGDSSDGDSSDMEMFSLTAFLGSSYSY from the coding sequence ATGTCAAAATCATACGCAACTAAACTCGCCCTGGCGGGTGCTCTGCTCATTTGCGCAAGTGCATTCTTTTCCACAGCGAGTGCTGACGAGTATCATTACAACAACATTCTCATCGGCGAACGGGCCATGGGCATGGGTGGTGCCTATACGGCGATTTCCGATGATCCTTCCGGTCTCTACTACAATCCGGCGGGAATCGTTTATGGTTATGCGCCAAACCTCTCAGCCAGCGTCAACTCCTTTCACACCTCCCAGACCACCTATAAGGATGTCCTTGGTGGACACACTGACTGGAACCGGCAATCCGCTGACCTGATCCCCAACTTCTTCGGCGTCACCCAGCCCCTGGGCGATTTCACCGTGGGCTTTTCCTTTGCGGTCACCGATAACATGCGCGAGGACATGATCCAACGCTACCAGAACGTCAATGTGTTCGAAGAGTTCAGCGTGCATCTCGATAACACCCATGTGGTGAACAAGATCGGGCCCTCCATCGCCATGGCCGTCAATGACAATCTGGCCATCGGCTTTACCCTTTACTTTCACCTGCTCCAGTCCAAGGTCATCTTCACTCAGATAGGCCGTGTTGGCACCAAGAGCCATGCCAATGGCGATATCCCCGACGTGGAGTACCAGGAGCTGGTGACCCGTACCACCGAGTTCGGCCTGAACCCCGTGCTGGGCGTCATGTGGAGTCCCCTGGAGAGGCTTGCTTTTGGTGCGACTCTGCGCAGCACCACGATCATTACCTCAGACACCGAAAGCTTCATGGTATTCCATGGCATTGAGAATGACAGTATCAAACCGCCAGAGTACCCGGATTACAACGGCATAGACTTCGCCTACTACGAGTCCAACCTGCGTCGTTCCTATCCCACCGAGCTCTCCTTCGGTGCCGCCTGGTTTGCCGATGATCGTCTGCTGCTGTCGGCAGATGTCTTTCACTATCTGAGTACCGATGACACCCATGCGGTTACCAACCTGGCTGTGGGGGCCGAATACTACCTGAGTCCCCGCTGGGCAGTTCGTGGTGGCGCCTTTACGAACTATCACAATGGCTACGGGCCGGAAAATGAGGTCGATCTGTACGGCGTCACCTTCAGCCTGACCCGCTTCACCCGCAACTCTTCCCTGACCATGGGCATAAACAGCAGCTTTGGTTCAGGCAAAGGTGCCATCGTCCAGGGCGGGGACTCCAGTGATGGGGACTCCAGTGATATGGAAATGTTCTCGCTGACGGCTTTTCTCGGATCATCCTACTCCTACTAA
- a CDS encoding M48 family metalloprotease produces the protein MNVRALHFSLLTVAIASILIVGCGSAEYSALPDTSPKEYRSRLSHVHVTIADLESDVTAEVEFGKEVGARILGTYRPLNDPELNRYVNLVGRSVALHASRPELEFRFQVLDSDTINAFAAPGGYIFITTGALQMMSDEAQLAAVLAHEIAHVTEKHIVNELGIRGVDDSPVTGLSRLLGAGSDPIRVAFAQAVDQAVDILFTYGLKQEDEFEADYIGTLLLAQTGYEATAMLRYLESIAEIKGEALEVIDRTHPAMDARFSALREIIDLYDLAELDNPIMKERFESHVKIIRN, from the coding sequence ATGAACGTAAGAGCACTGCATTTTTCTCTTCTTACCGTAGCAATTGCCTCCATTCTGATAGTCGGTTGTGGCAGTGCCGAGTATTCGGCACTGCCCGACACCAGTCCTAAGGAATACCGCAGCCGCCTCTCCCATGTGCATGTCACCATTGCCGACCTGGAGAGCGATGTGACCGCCGAAGTGGAGTTCGGCAAGGAGGTGGGCGCGCGCATCCTCGGCACCTACCGCCCCCTGAACGACCCGGAGCTGAACCGCTACGTCAATCTGGTGGGACGCTCTGTCGCCCTGCACGCCAGCAGGCCCGAGCTGGAATTCCGCTTTCAGGTGCTGGACTCCGACACCATCAACGCCTTTGCCGCTCCCGGCGGATATATCTTCATCACCACCGGCGCCTTGCAAATGATGAGTGATGAAGCCCAACTGGCTGCCGTCCTGGCCCACGAGATAGCCCACGTCACCGAGAAACACATTGTCAATGAACTGGGCATCAGGGGCGTTGATGACAGCCCGGTCACCGGACTCTCACGCCTGCTGGGTGCCGGCTCCGACCCTATCCGCGTCGCTTTCGCCCAGGCGGTGGATCAGGCCGTGGATATTCTCTTCACCTATGGCCTGAAGCAGGAAGATGAATTCGAAGCCGACTACATCGGTACCCTGCTGCTGGCCCAGACCGGTTACGAAGCCACTGCCATGCTGCGCTACCTGGAATCCATTGCTGAAATCAAAGGCGAAGCCCTGGAGGTCATCGACCGCACACACCCCGCCATGGATGCGCGCTTCAGCGCACTCAGAGAAATCATTGACCTCTACGATCTGGCCGAGCTGGATAACCCCATCATGAAGGAGCGCTTCGAAAGCCATGTCAAAATCATACGCAACTAA
- a CDS encoding SH3 domain-containing protein, giving the protein MKKGVLSLMAVLAMGMAAMASTMYVQSREAPLMQEPSFGAAVLGTFTQGREVRVLETQGTWHRVQAEEQQGWMSRLALTSNPPLGRVGVIGAGEERLEDSVRRRTSAVVTAGAARGLTPEDRARASEMGLSNYHALAQMERLHLEEEEIIRFHREVVAP; this is encoded by the coding sequence ATGAAAAAAGGGGTATTATCACTGATGGCCGTGCTTGCCATGGGCATGGCAGCCATGGCATCGACCATGTACGTACAGAGCCGTGAGGCTCCACTGATGCAGGAACCGTCCTTTGGCGCGGCCGTGCTGGGCACCTTCACCCAGGGGAGAGAAGTGCGTGTTCTGGAGACCCAGGGCACCTGGCACAGAGTACAGGCAGAAGAACAGCAGGGCTGGATGTCCAGACTGGCCCTGACCTCCAATCCCCCCCTTGGGCGGGTTGGTGTGATCGGAGCCGGAGAAGAGCGCCTGGAAGACAGTGTCCGACGTCGTACCTCAGCCGTGGTTACCGCTGGTGCCGCCCGGGGACTCACTCCGGAAGACCGCGCCCGGGCCAGCGAAATGGGACTCTCCAACTACCATGCCCTGGCGCAGATGGAACGCCTGCACCTTGAAGAAGAGGAAATCATTCGCTTTCACCGGGAGGTAGTGGCCCCATGA
- a CDS encoding CHASE2 domain-containing protein, protein MSSPHSHHRVKFLWGWGMVLVISLLVSLLYHQGGLQRMEWITYDSRMKLFREDVAAHPDIAVILIDEATLQAMNPLVGRWPWPRAVYAELMEFLAMGEPRAIIFDILFSEYQREADVPPGQPGFNDESFALATRHFGNIYHAFQILHEAEDEAGQHQLYRPVPSEFSQRFAFQTTGDHRDMEPSGNHFILPFAELYRGARGAGVVNIDADPDGIYRRTPLYFAYDDQFYLPLSLAALSHDSTLELGIGADGVTVASETLSQQRDRFFLPNYYGSFNAFSMGGIFASYQAILHGDFASVLIDPAEFHDKYVFIGSSAIGLQDVKATPLSHNTPGVFIHASVASNVLDNDYLTTPPMAVTFVLIFAMAGVSIASILYLPRFSLQFMLPAGIIILYGITAVWQFGNQLVLDMVSPVTSGILAWLGGFAYLTFTEGRDKRKVRRMLSQYVSPAILSEVVDKYDSIATADVGTDENLTILFSDIRSFTSISEKLQADQVVDLLNIYLKDMCDVIFEYQGTLDKFIGDAIMAFWGAPIRIENHADRGVCAAIAMYRRLAEVNQRLQEKGYPPIAIGIGLHTGNVILGNIGSEKKLDYTVIGDNVNLASRTEGLTKQYGCPVLFTENTYHALSLPVPCAQVDLVRVKGKVKPIAMYRPLAAPDDPAEILQQAHETAALAAAAFDAYLHRRWQEAIDLFEQIPEHLSITMMLERCRSYAHQEPPDSWDGVHTMETK, encoded by the coding sequence ATGTCATCCCCACACTCCCATCATCGTGTAAAATTCCTGTGGGGATGGGGAATGGTTCTGGTGATCAGCCTGCTGGTCTCCCTCCTGTATCACCAGGGGGGCTTACAGCGTATGGAGTGGATTACCTACGACAGCCGCATGAAACTTTTCCGGGAAGATGTGGCCGCCCATCCGGACATTGCCGTGATCCTTATTGACGAAGCCACTCTGCAGGCCATGAATCCGCTGGTGGGGCGCTGGCCCTGGCCACGAGCCGTATATGCCGAGCTCATGGAATTCCTTGCCATGGGCGAGCCCCGCGCCATCATTTTTGATATTCTCTTCAGTGAATACCAGCGCGAGGCTGACGTTCCCCCAGGTCAACCCGGCTTCAATGACGAAAGTTTCGCCCTCGCCACCCGGCACTTCGGCAATATCTATCACGCCTTTCAGATTCTCCATGAGGCAGAGGATGAAGCTGGCCAGCATCAGCTTTATCGTCCGGTTCCCAGTGAATTTTCCCAGCGCTTTGCATTCCAGACGACAGGCGATCACCGCGATATGGAACCATCGGGCAATCACTTTATACTGCCCTTTGCGGAGCTTTACCGGGGAGCCAGGGGCGCCGGTGTCGTCAATATAGACGCTGACCCCGATGGCATCTACCGCCGCACCCCACTGTATTTTGCCTATGATGATCAGTTCTACCTTCCCCTATCGCTGGCAGCGCTTTCCCACGACTCCACACTTGAGCTGGGCATAGGCGCCGATGGTGTAACCGTTGCCAGCGAAACTCTCTCCCAGCAGCGCGACCGCTTCTTCCTCCCCAACTACTACGGTTCATTTAACGCATTCTCCATGGGGGGCATTTTCGCCTCTTACCAGGCCATTCTCCACGGCGATTTTGCCAGTGTTCTCATTGACCCGGCCGAATTTCACGACAAGTACGTCTTTATCGGTTCCAGTGCCATAGGCCTGCAGGATGTGAAGGCGACCCCCCTCTCCCACAACACTCCAGGGGTTTTCATTCATGCCAGCGTCGCCTCCAACGTACTTGACAATGACTACCTGACAACTCCCCCCATGGCGGTAACCTTTGTGCTGATATTTGCCATGGCGGGTGTATCCATAGCGTCTATCCTCTACCTTCCACGCTTTTCCCTCCAGTTCATGCTCCCGGCGGGAATCATCATTCTCTATGGCATAACCGCAGTTTGGCAGTTCGGCAATCAGCTCGTCCTGGACATGGTTTCACCGGTCACTTCCGGTATACTGGCGTGGCTTGGTGGCTTTGCCTACCTCACCTTCACCGAAGGCAGGGATAAGCGCAAGGTTCGTCGCATGCTTTCCCAGTATGTTTCGCCGGCGATTCTATCGGAAGTAGTCGACAAGTATGATTCCATTGCCACCGCCGATGTGGGTACTGATGAAAACCTCACCATTCTCTTTTCCGATATCCGCAGCTTCACCAGTATCTCCGAAAAACTGCAGGCAGACCAGGTGGTGGATCTGCTGAACATCTACCTGAAAGACATGTGCGATGTCATATTTGAATACCAGGGCACCCTGGATAAATTCATTGGAGACGCCATCATGGCCTTCTGGGGAGCACCTATCCGCATTGAAAACCATGCCGATCGCGGCGTCTGCGCCGCCATTGCCATGTACCGCAGGCTGGCCGAAGTCAACCAGCGGCTCCAGGAGAAGGGATACCCTCCCATCGCCATCGGCATAGGCCTGCACACCGGCAATGTCATACTCGGCAACATCGGCTCCGAAAAAAAACTGGATTACACCGTCATCGGCGACAACGTCAACCTGGCCTCCCGCACGGAAGGTCTTACCAAGCAATATGGCTGTCCCGTACTCTTTACCGAGAACACCTACCACGCCCTGAGCCTCCCTGTGCCCTGCGCCCAGGTCGACCTCGTACGCGTCAAGGGCAAGGTAAAGCCCATCGCCATGTATCGTCCGCTGGCGGCCCCTGATGACCCAGCGGAAATTCTGCAGCAGGCCCATGAAACTGCGGCACTCGCCGCCGCTGCTTTTGATGCCTACCTGCATCGCCGATGGCAGGAGGCCATTGATCTTTTTGAACAAATTCCGGAACATTTGTCTATTACCATGATGCTTGAACGCTGTCGTTCCTACGCGCACCAGGAGCCACCAGACTCCTGGGATGGTGTCCATACCATGGAAACGAAATAA
- a CDS encoding ArsR/SmtB family transcription factor: MNIRFDDIATKFKCLSDPTRLQILHLLMEGEHCVGDIALKIGTTQANISKHLSLLKNAGLVVSNKQGMKVIYSLQGNKVQQLCQLMCSD, from the coding sequence ATGAACATTCGCTTTGATGATATCGCCACCAAGTTCAAGTGTCTGTCTGACCCCACCCGCCTGCAGATCCTTCATCTGTTGATGGAAGGAGAACACTGTGTTGGCGATATAGCGTTAAAAATAGGAACCACACAGGCCAACATCTCCAAGCATCTTTCGCTGCTGAAAAACGCCGGGCTGGTGGTTTCCAACAAACAGGGCATGAAGGTCATTTACTCCCTCCAGGGAAACAAAGTCCAGCAACTCTGCCAACTCATGTGCTCTGACTGA
- the pseC gene encoding UDP-4-amino-4,6-dideoxy-N-acetyl-beta-L-altrosamine transaminase encodes MIPYGRQDISPDDIRSVLAVLESDWLTQGPSITEFEHMVSSACSSRFSVACSNATAALHIACKALGLGPGDTLWTSPNTFVATANAALYCGADVDFVDIDLETGNMDVVCLERKLQIAAQQGKLPRIVAPVHFAGLSCPMEPIQRLAQQYGFAILEDASHAIGATYRQQPVGSCAYSHITVFSFHPVKIITTGEGGMALTNDETLYRKMTLLRSHGVTRDHEMLENRNEGGWYYEQQDLGFNYRMTDLQAALGVSQMKRIDDFLQKRRLLVRRYREQLRFLPLDLPGEFADSESAWHLFVVRLRPEETGKDRRGVFEALRAKDIGVNVHYIPVPMQPYYRALGFRAEDYPAALTHYERALSLPLHPGITQEQQDYIITTLGGILRG; translated from the coding sequence ATGATACCTTATGGTCGACAGGATATTTCCCCCGATGATATCAGGAGCGTCCTGGCAGTCCTGGAGTCGGACTGGCTTACCCAGGGTCCATCCATTACTGAATTTGAACACATGGTCAGCAGTGCGTGCTCCAGCCGTTTTAGTGTTGCCTGCAGCAATGCCACCGCAGCACTGCACATTGCCTGCAAAGCCCTGGGACTTGGCCCCGGTGATACCCTGTGGACATCCCCGAACACCTTTGTTGCTACTGCTAACGCCGCTCTCTACTGCGGTGCCGATGTTGATTTTGTCGACATAGACCTGGAAACAGGGAACATGGATGTTGTCTGTCTGGAGAGAAAACTGCAAATCGCCGCTCAGCAGGGAAAGCTTCCGCGAATTGTCGCTCCTGTACACTTTGCTGGTCTCTCGTGTCCCATGGAACCAATACAGCGCCTGGCACAGCAGTATGGGTTCGCCATCCTGGAAGATGCCTCCCACGCCATCGGGGCGACCTACCGCCAGCAACCTGTCGGCAGCTGCGCCTACAGCCACATAACCGTATTCAGCTTTCATCCCGTCAAAATAATCACCACCGGCGAGGGGGGAATGGCGCTGACCAATGACGAAACCCTTTACAGGAAAATGACCCTGCTGCGCAGCCATGGTGTGACCCGTGATCATGAAATGCTTGAGAACCGCAATGAGGGTGGGTGGTACTACGAACAGCAGGATCTGGGCTTTAACTATCGCATGACCGACCTGCAGGCGGCTCTCGGCGTAAGCCAGATGAAGCGCATTGATGACTTTCTGCAGAAAAGGCGTTTGCTGGTCAGGCGCTATCGCGAGCAGCTGCGCTTCCTGCCTCTGGATCTGCCGGGAGAGTTCGCAGACAGTGAGTCCGCCTGGCACCTCTTCGTCGTTCGGCTTCGGCCTGAAGAGACCGGAAAGGATCGTCGCGGGGTATTTGAAGCTCTGCGTGCAAAGGATATTGGCGTAAACGTGCACTATATTCCGGTTCCCATGCAACCCTACTACCGCGCCCTGGGTTTCCGTGCCGAAGACTACCCAGCGGCGTTAACGCATTACGAGAGAGCACTTTCCCTGCCGCTACATCCAGGAATTACCCAGGAACAGCAGGATTATATTATTACCACCCTGGGGGGAATCCTCAGAGGGTAG
- a CDS encoding exopolysaccharide biosynthesis protein — protein sequence MQENNTPIHSLSHDLSTLVDDPDRGTLKLQDVIEQLGSRGFGLLLLLFSFPSALPVPAPGYSIPFGALLLLLGFQLLLQRRTPWFPMFMLNWSIPTAKARNTLHRSARFFAMLERIVKPRYLWTTCSWLRPLSGGIVCTMAFLMLFPIPLTNTLPAIVIFCCGVGMSERDGLFTLAALALGILAVMLYATIIAVLLFYGADALAWLTG from the coding sequence ATGCAGGAAAACAACACACCCATACACAGCCTCTCCCATGACCTGAGCACGCTTGTAGATGACCCAGACAGAGGAACCCTGAAACTGCAGGATGTCATAGAACAGCTTGGAAGCCGTGGGTTCGGGCTGTTGCTGCTGCTCTTTTCCTTCCCCAGTGCTCTGCCTGTCCCTGCGCCCGGCTACAGTATCCCCTTCGGGGCCCTGCTGCTGCTGCTTGGATTCCAACTGCTGCTGCAGCGCCGAACTCCCTGGTTTCCTATGTTCATGCTGAACTGGAGCATACCCACCGCCAAAGCGCGCAACACGCTTCACCGGAGTGCACGATTCTTTGCCATGCTAGAACGCATCGTCAAGCCCCGCTATCTGTGGACCACCTGCTCATGGCTGCGGCCCCTCTCCGGAGGGATCGTCTGTACCATGGCTTTCCTGATGCTTTTCCCCATCCCCCTTACCAACACCCTGCCCGCTATCGTGATTTTCTGTTGCGGCGTGGGCATGAGCGAACGTGATGGACTATTTACGCTGGCGGCGCTGGCACTGGGTATTCTCGCCGTGATGCTCTACGCGACGATTATCGCAGTGTTACTGTTCTATGGAGCCGATGCGCTGGCATGGCTGACAGGGTAA
- the gspF gene encoding type II secretion system inner membrane protein GspF, with translation MAAFEYQALDGRGRTRKGILEADSPRQVRQQLREKGWTPLQIEATHSRENNARKTSFSLFRPSMSVNDLSLCTRQMATLIQAGLPVEEALKAVAAQTEKNRVRSILLGVRAKVMEGYSLAKSLAQYPRAFPDLYRSTVAAGEHAGHLDLVLERLADYTEGQQRSRQKVQLALLYPAILTVTSILIVTFLLGYVVPDVIKVFVDTGQELPGLTIALISLSDFVKNYGLLSLLLIATFAFLWKKLLKRPALRMRVHETLLKLPMIGRLSRGINTARFASTLSILAQSGVPLVEAIRIAGQVLGNDFIKERSMDIGRMVSEGESLHLALDKAKCFPPMMIHMVASGESSGELDTMLSRVAANQERDMESLVATFVGLFEPFMLVVMGTVVLLIVLAILMPILSINQLVM, from the coding sequence GTGGCGGCTTTTGAGTACCAGGCCCTCGATGGCCGTGGCAGAACCCGCAAAGGCATTCTGGAAGCTGACAGTCCACGCCAGGTACGACAACAGCTGCGCGAAAAAGGCTGGACGCCACTGCAGATTGAGGCAACCCACAGCCGCGAAAACAATGCCCGCAAAACCTCTTTCTCCCTCTTTCGGCCATCCATGAGTGTTAACGACCTCTCCCTGTGTACCCGCCAGATGGCGACCCTCATTCAGGCCGGACTCCCCGTAGAGGAAGCTCTCAAGGCTGTCGCCGCCCAGACAGAAAAGAATCGCGTCCGCAGCATACTGCTGGGCGTCCGCGCCAAGGTCATGGAAGGCTACTCCCTGGCCAAGAGCCTGGCTCAGTATCCCCGTGCCTTCCCGGATCTCTATCGCTCCACTGTAGCCGCTGGTGAGCACGCCGGCCACCTTGACCTGGTGCTTGAGCGCCTGGCAGATTACACCGAAGGCCAGCAGCGCAGCCGCCAGAAAGTTCAACTGGCACTGCTCTACCCTGCCATCCTCACCGTCACCTCGATTCTGATTGTCACCTTCCTGCTCGGCTATGTGGTTCCCGACGTCATAAAAGTCTTTGTGGACACCGGCCAGGAACTGCCGGGACTGACCATCGCCCTGATCAGCCTCAGTGATTTCGTAAAAAACTACGGCCTGCTCAGCCTGCTGTTGATCGCAACCTTCGCTTTTCTCTGGAAAAAGCTTCTCAAGCGACCAGCCCTGCGCATGCGCGTCCATGAAACCCTGTTAAAGCTTCCCATGATCGGACGACTGTCGCGGGGGATAAACACCGCTCGCTTTGCCAGCACACTCAGTATCCTGGCCCAGAGTGGTGTGCCTCTGGTGGAAGCCATTCGCATTGCCGGTCAGGTACTGGGGAATGATTTCATAAAGGAACGCTCAATGGATATCGGCCGGATGGTCAGCGAAGGGGAGAGTCTGCATCTCGCCCTTGACAAGGCAAAATGCTTTCCGCCCATGATGATACACATGGTGGCCAGCGGCGAATCAAGCGGTGAACTGGACACCATGCTCAGTCGGGTGGCGGCCAATCAGGAGCGGGACATGGAGAGCCTGGTGGCAACCTTTGTGGGTCTCTTTGAGCCTTTTATGCTCGTCGTCATGGGCACCGTAGTCCTGCTGATCGTACTGGCAATTCTCATGCCCATCCTGAGTATCAATCAGTTGGTAATGTAA
- the gspE gene encoding type II secretion system ATPase GspE, whose amino-acid sequence MPLPQRLPFGFAKRHQLLLQEDENGGVHVLYRQPPAPAAIAEVQRFVGQLTPFLQVDEQEFSAALSTAYQNDSSAAMEMVEELGDDMDLASLADSVPETEDLLEQEDNAPIIRLINALLTEAIRENASDIHIETFERNLIVRFRIDGVLREMVRPKRALAPLLTSRIKVMARLDIAEKRIPQDGRISLKVGGKEVDVRVSTMPSINGERIVLRLLDKQAGRLDLAQLGMSTQNARLLNDIIHKPHGIILITGPTGSGKTTTLYAMLTRLNDKSRNILTVEDPIEYNLEGIGQTQVNTKIDMTFARGLRAILRQDPDVVMVGEIRDLETAEISIQASLTGHLVLSTLHTNSAAGAITRLQDMGIEPFLLSSSMLGVLAQRLVRVLCKHCREAYEASEEECALLQVNGSLQAPVIYRATGCKECNHLGYRGRTGIYELITFNDELRTMVHRRSSEQELEAYARKHSASIRADGARKVLEGETTLEEVLRVTLEDG is encoded by the coding sequence ATGCCCTTACCCCAGAGATTACCCTTTGGATTTGCGAAACGCCATCAGCTCCTCTTACAGGAAGATGAAAACGGCGGCGTTCACGTCCTCTACCGTCAACCACCTGCACCGGCTGCTATCGCAGAAGTCCAGCGATTCGTCGGACAGCTGACCCCTTTTCTGCAGGTGGATGAGCAGGAGTTTTCTGCGGCCCTTTCCACGGCGTACCAGAACGACTCTTCCGCTGCCATGGAGATGGTGGAGGAGCTGGGTGACGATATGGATCTCGCCAGCCTGGCCGACTCTGTGCCTGAGACCGAAGACCTTCTGGAACAGGAAGATAACGCCCCCATCATCCGTCTGATCAATGCCCTGCTCACGGAAGCCATACGGGAAAACGCTTCGGATATCCATATCGAGACCTTTGAGCGCAACCTGATCGTGCGCTTTCGCATTGATGGCGTCCTGCGCGAGATGGTGCGGCCCAAGCGGGCCCTTGCGCCGCTGCTGACTTCGCGCATCAAGGTCATGGCCCGTCTCGATATCGCCGAAAAGCGCATCCCCCAGGATGGTCGCATCTCCCTGAAAGTCGGCGGCAAGGAAGTGGATGTGCGGGTATCCACCATGCCTTCCATTAACGGTGAACGCATCGTCCTGCGCCTGCTGGACAAACAGGCAGGACGCCTGGATCTGGCACAGCTGGGAATGTCCACGCAGAACGCGCGACTCCTCAACGACATCATCCACAAGCCCCATGGCATTATCCTGATCACCGGACCCACCGGCTCCGGGAAAACCACGACACTCTACGCCATGCTGACCCGACTCAACGACAAGAGTCGCAATATCCTCACCGTAGAAGACCCCATTGAATACAACCTCGAAGGCATCGGCCAGACCCAGGTGAACACCAAAATTGATATGACCTTCGCCCGCGGGCTGCGCGCCATACTGCGCCAGGATCCCGATGTGGTCATGGTCGGTGAAATCCGCGACCTGGAAACAGCGGAGATATCCATCCAGGCCAGTCTGACTGGCCACCTTGTCCTCTCGACCCTGCACACCAACAGCGCTGCCGGAGCCATCACCCGCCTGCAGGATATGGGAATCGAGCCCTTTCTGCTCTCCTCCAGCATGCTCGGAGTACTGGCCCAACGACTGGTGCGCGTCCTGTGTAAACACTGCCGCGAAGCCTACGAGGCCAGCGAGGAGGAGTGCGCACTTCTGCAGGTGAATGGCAGTCTGCAGGCTCCGGTCATTTATCGCGCCACTGGCTGCAAGGAGTGTAACCACCTTGGATATCGCGGCAGAACAGGTATTTACGAGCTGATTACCTTTAACGACGAGCTGCGCACCATGGTGCACCGCCGCTCGTCGGAACAGGAGCTGGAAGCCTATGCCCGCAAACACAGTGCCAGTATACGCGCTGATGGGGCCAGAAAAGTACTGGAGGGTGAGACCACGCTGGAAGAAGTTCTGCGCGTCACCCTTGAGGACGGCTGA